The Sulfurimonas aquatica genomic sequence CATCATTTTATTATTTATACAGTTTTATTATTTACTGCTGGTCTTACTGCATTCTATTCATTTAGAATTATTGCACTTATTTTCCATGGAGAAGATAGACATACAGCTTTAGGTTTTCACCCTCATGAAGCATATAAGTTTATGCTTATAGCAATGAGTCCTTTATTAATTTTAGCAATCATTGCTGGCTTTACATTGAAAGGTAGTTATTTTGAAATGGTTACACAGCTTTTACCAGGTACTGAATATCATGTACATTCAGCTACAACATACTGGATTATGACTATAGGTACACAGTTATTTGTAATGGCATCAATTTTCTTTGCATATAAAAAATATATGAGTAAAGATATTAAAGTTCCAGATGGTACAAGTGCGATGGAAAATAGTTTTAAATATAAACTACTTATAAATCAGTACTATATTCCATATTTTTATGAAGAGTATATAGTTAAATCATATAGAGAACTTTCAGTTATTTTTTGGAAACAGATTGATCAAAAAATTGTTGATGCAACTGTTGATGGTATAGCAGGTATTATCTATTCTACAGGTAAAAATACAAGACAAATGCAGAGTGGAAACTTATCTACAATGCTTACATGGATGGTAGCTGGTACTGTAGCACTACTTTCGTTAGCTGTAGTTTTTGGACTAGCAGTTAAATACTCTGATGAGATTAAAACAATCTTATCAGGCTTAGGAGTTTAATAAATGTTAGATCACATTTTATCGATTTTAATTTTCTTTCCAGCACTCGCAGGTGTGTTTGGTTTTATGATCCATAAGGATGGAATGAGAGCCTATGGTACTGCAGTTGCAGCTATTGAATTTGCTTTATCTTTATGGCTATGGTTTGCATTTGACTCAACTGTATCTGGTATGCAGTTTATGGAAAACATTCCTTTAGTTCCAGCATTTGGAATTAATTACATTTTAGGTGTAGATGGAATATCTTTATTTATTATTATTCTTGCAGCTTTCTTTACAATGATTGGTATAGCGTCTTTAACGGATACTCCAAATGTTAAAAATATGATAATTACGCTTCTATTTTTACAGATGACTATGATTGGCGTATTCGCAGCTCTTGATGCAATTGTATTTTATGTCTTCTGGGAACTTTCACTTGTACCAATGCTTTATATCATTGGTGCATGGGGTGGACCTTTACGTATATATGCATCAGTTAAGTTTTTCTTATATACTTTTGCTGGTTCATTAGTAATGCTTGTTGGTATGTTATTTATGGCTTACTTCTTTTATCAAGCGACAGGTGTATGGTCATTTGCTATTCTCGACTGGTATAGATTGATTTTACCTGAGTCATTTCAGCTTTGGTTATTTGCTGCATTTTTTATTGGTTTTGCGATTAAAGTGCCAATGTTTCCATTTCATACATGGTTACCATATGCACACGGTCAAGCTCCAACAATAGGTTCAGTTATACTTGCAGCAATTCTACTTAAAATGGGTACATATGCATTTATCCGTTTTTCACTACCACTGTTTCCAGATGCATCTGTATTTTTTATGTTTCCAATAGCTATTATTGCTATTATAATGATTATATACACTGCGATGGTTGCTTATGCACAAGAGGATGTTAAACAAGTTGTTGCTTACTCATCAGTTTCACACATGGGTGTTATCGTTCTTGGTACGTTTGCATTAAACGTTGAAGGTATTTCAGGTTCTATTTTTCTAATGATCGCTCACGGTGTTGTATCGGGTGCACTATTTTTACTAGTTGGTGTTATATATGACAGACGTCATACGAAGCTTATGAGTGAGTTTGGTGGTTTAGCGCATGTTATGCCTAGATATGCAACAATCTTTGGTCTAATGTTAATGGCTTCAGTTGGTATGCCTCTTACGATTAACTTTGTAGGTGAGTTTTTATCTCTCTTAGGATTTTATCAGCAGTCACATATCTTAACTCTTTTAGCAGGTATTGCCATTATAGTTGGTGCTATATACATGTTAGCGGCATATAAGAAAATGTTCTTCGGAGATGTTACAAATGAGAAGAATAAAAATCTTCCTGATGTTAGTAAACGCGAATTACTAGCACTTATTCCACTCTCTATTATTACTGTTTGGTTAGGTATTTATCCTAAGCCTATACTTGGACCAATAAATACATCAGTTGAGTCTGTAGTACAATTAATGCATAACAAAGCAACAACGCAAGAAGCTAAAAGTAGAATTCCTAGTGTAATAACGATAACTCATGGTACTCAAGCTTCAGCGAAGGAGGCACACTAATGTTAAGTCCTGTAAACGTTTCTTTAGAGTCTTTAAATTTAATGACTCTAGCACCAATGCTTATTCCAATAGTTGGCGCACTTTTTATTTTAGTTATAGATCTTTTTAAATCAAATCTTGATAGATCTCTTTATGTTATGGTAAGTATTCTCTTCTTACTTTTAGACTTTGGAGCGGTTAGTGATGCTGCAGGAGTATTTAGTAAGGATGGTATTGTTTTAGGTGTATTTGATGTAATGCTTATAGATGGTTTAGCACTTTTATCTCAGTTTATAATTGTGGGTGCTTCAATATTCTTTATTCCATTAGCTCTTACAAATAAGCGTTTTCATGAAACGTCATATCCAGAATTTTTTGCACTTTTCTTATTTATGATTGGTGGATTCCAGTTTATGGTTGCAAGTGATAACTTAATCTTAATCTTTGTAGGTTTAGAGACAGCTTCATTAGCACTATATACTCTTATCGCTCTTCATAACCGTGACAAGTCATTTGAAGCAGCAGTTAAGTACTTCACTATGGGTGCTTTAGCAGCAGGTCTTTATAGTTTTGGTGCCATGGTCTTTTATGCACTTACTGGATCTGTTGAAATTAATCAAATAGCTACAGTGCTTGCTGCAAATTCATATGCAGATATTGGATATGTACTTATCGGCGTAGTATTTATGCTTGCTTCATTTGGGTTTAAACTCTCTATAGTTCCAT encodes the following:
- a CDS encoding NADH-quinone oxidoreductase subunit M; this encodes MLDHILSILIFFPALAGVFGFMIHKDGMRAYGTAVAAIEFALSLWLWFAFDSTVSGMQFMENIPLVPAFGINYILGVDGISLFIIILAAFFTMIGIASLTDTPNVKNMIITLLFLQMTMIGVFAALDAIVFYVFWELSLVPMLYIIGAWGGPLRIYASVKFFLYTFAGSLVMLVGMLFMAYFFYQATGVWSFAILDWYRLILPESFQLWLFAAFFIGFAIKVPMFPFHTWLPYAHGQAPTIGSVILAAILLKMGTYAFIRFSLPLFPDASVFFMFPIAIIAIIMIIYTAMVAYAQEDVKQVVAYSSVSHMGVIVLGTFALNVEGISGSIFLMIAHGVVSGALFLLVGVIYDRRHTKLMSEFGGLAHVMPRYATIFGLMLMASVGMPLTINFVGEFLSLLGFYQQSHILTLLAGIAIIVGAIYMLAAYKKMFFGDVTNEKNKNLPDVSKRELLALIPLSIITVWLGIYPKPILGPINTSVESVVQLMHNKATTQEAKSRIPSVITITHGTQASAKEAH